DNA from Acidimicrobiales bacterium:
CGCGGCCGTAGCCCAGCGCCGCGACCTCGACGCCGCCGTGGTCGACCTGGCCCGCGACGCCGGCGCGACCATCCTCGAGGGGTGCGCGCTCAGAGGGGCGAGCCTCGCTGACGACGGGATCGTCCTGGAAGCCGACGGCCTCGACCCCATCTCGGTCCGCTACGCCATCGGCGCGGACGGCATGTGGTCCCCGCTTCGCAAGGCCCTGGGCCAGGGCGAGGAGCCCGGCTACCTGGGCGAGTGGCACGCCTTCCGGCAGTACTTCGGCAACGTCGGCCCCGACGCGGCCGACATGTGGGTGTGGTTCGAGCCCGATCTGTTGCCCGGCTATGCCTGGTCCTTTCCCCTGCCCGACGGCCGGGCCAACGTCGGCTTCGGCGTGCCGCGCCAGGCCGGGCGGCCCACGGGCGAGATGGCCGCCGTCTGGTCGGGGCTCGTCGACCGGTCGCCTCTGCGCGCCGTGCTCGGCCCGGCGGCGGAGCCCGAGTCGCCCCACCGGGCCTGGCCCATCCCCGCCCGGGTGACCACCAGCCCGCTCACCGCCGCGGGCGGGCGGGTCCTGTTCGCCGGGGACGCCGCCCGGGCCACCGACCCGATGACCGGCGAAGGCATCGCCCAGGCCCTGGAGACGGCCGCGCTGGCGGCCGACGCCATCCTTGCCGGTCGCGCCGAGGACCCGGCCGAGGTCGCCAGCCGCTACCGCCGGGACGTGTCCCGAAATCTCGCCCCCAACCACCACCTGTCCAACGCCCTGTCACACGTCCTCCGCCACCGCAAGGGCGCCCGCGGCGCCGTTCGGGTCGTCGGGGCCACGGACTGGACCCGTCGCAGCTTCGCCCGCTGGCTGTTCGAGGACTATCCGCGGGCGGCGCCGATCACCCCGTGGAGGTGGGAACGGGGGCTGCTGAGCGGCTCGGGAGCATTTCGCTGAGAACGGTCGGCGCCCCGCCTCAGGCCCGCGCTGCCCTCCGGGACTCGGCCCAGGTCTTGCCTGGCTCGACGTCAATGTCGTGGGGCAGTCCCAGCGCCCGCTCGGCGATGATGTTGCGCTGGACCTCCGACGTGCCACCGCCAATCGTGAGCGCCGGCGCGAAGAGGTAGCCATAGGACCATTGGGCGTCGGCGACCCCGAACGGGGCCGACCCCGTCAGCATGCCGTGGGCGCCGGCCAGGTCCTTGGCCAGGCCCATGATCCGCTGACCGTGCTCGTCGGCGAGCGCCTTGCGCACGGAGGCCTCGGGGCCGGGCTGGCGGCCCTTCACGGCCGCCGTCACGGCGCGCAACCGGATGAGCCGGAGCACCTCGGCCTCGATGTGCAGCTGGGCCAGGCGCTGGCGCAGGTGGGGGTCAGCGACACCGCCAGCCTTTCGGGCCAGCTCCAGCAGGTCTTCGGCGGTCGGACCCCGTCCCCAGAGGGCCCCCTCGCCCGAGAGGGACACCCGCTCGTTGCCGAGGGTCACCTTGGCCAGCGCCCATCCCTGGTTCTCGTCCCCGACGCGGTTCTCCACCGGGATGCGGACCTCGTCGAGGAAAACCTCGTTGAACAGATGCACGCCGGTCATCTCCACGATGGGACGGATGGTGATGCCGGCGCTGTCCATGGGACACACGAAGTAGGAGATCCCCTGGTGCTTGGCGACGTCGGCGTCGGTCCTGGCGAGGAGGATCCCGAAGCGCGAGAGGTGCGCCAGCGAGGTCCACACCTTCTGACCGGAGACCACGTAGGTGTCCCCGTCCCGTACGGCCCGGGTCGACAGGTCGGCCAGATCGGATCCGGCCCCGGGCTCGCTGAACAGCTGGCACCACAGCTCCTCGCCGGCCAGCATCGGCATCAGGTACCGCTCCTGCTGGGCTCGTGTGCCGGCGTGCAGCAGCGTCGGCCCCGCCCACCCGATGCCGATGGGGTTGATGGGCCGGGCCACTCCGGCGCGGCGCAGCTCGTCGTCGATCACCAGCTGGGCGATGGGATCAGCCTCCAGCCCCCAGGGCCTCGGCCAGTGCGGGGCGACGTAGCCGGCCGCGGCCAGCTGGTGCCCAGCCGCGTGCGGGTGCTCCTCGAGCCACGACCGCACTGCGACGCGCTGCGGATGGTCCTCGCCCGGCAGCTCGAGATCCACAGCGGTTCAGCGTATCGGCGTGACGATCTTGGCGGCGGCGGGCGCCTCTAAGATCGCCCCGCATGGCTGGTTGGAACTACGCCGACGTCTGGGAGGTAGTGGCCGAGACGGTTCCCGACGTCCCTGCGCTGGTGCAGGGCGAGCAGCGCCGGTCATGGGCCGAGACCGACCAACGGGCCAACGGCGTGGCCCGCGCCCTGCTTGATCTCGGCGTCGGAGCCCAGGACAAGGTGGCCCAGTACCTGTACAACTGCCCCGAGTACCTCGAGTCGGTGTTCGGCGCCTTCAAGGCGGGTCTCGTCCCGGTCAACACCAACTACCGCTACGGCGACGACGAGCTCGTCTACCTCTGGGACAACGCCGACACCGTGGCCGTCGTCTTCCACGGCAGCTTCAGCGAGCGGAGCGAGCGGCTTCGTCCTCGGCTGCCGCGGATCAAGGGTTGGCTGTGGGTGGACGACGGATCGGGACCGTGTCCCGACTGGGCCATCGCCTACGAGGACGCCGTCAAGTCGGCGATCGAGCCGGTCGCGCCGCCCTGGGGACGCAGCGGCGACGATCTGTACCTGCTCTACACCGGCGGCACCACGGGCATGCCCAAGGGCGTCATGTGGCGCCAGGACGACCTGTTCTCGGCCCTCAATGCTGCCGCGCCGATCAAGCACGACGAGGAGGCCGGCCTCGCCGGTGTGCGGCGCGCCATCACGGGCTCTGGTCCGGTCTTCCTCCCCGCCTGCCCGCTCATGCACGGCACCGGCGCCTTCACCGCCTTCACCGGCCTCAGCTCCGGTGGAACGGTCGTCCTGCTGGCCGGCCGCGCCTTCGACCCCGAGGAGTTCGTCTCCACCGTGGCCACCGAAGGGGTCAACAACACCTCGATCGTGGGCGACGCCTTTGCCAAGCCGATCCTGCGTGTGCTGGACGAGGCCCCCGGGCGCTGGGACATCTCCAGCCTCGACGTGGTGCTCTCCTCGGGGGTGATGTGGAGCGAGCCGACGAAGCAGGGGCTGCTGCGCCACCACCCCGGCATGCTTCTCGTCGACTCGTTCGCCTCCTCGGAGGCGCTCGGGATGGGTCGCTCGATCTCCAGCGCCGAGGGGCGAGCCCGGACGGCGCGCTTCGTCCTCGGCCGCAACGCCCGGGTCGTCGGCGAGGACGGGAGGGACGTCGTCCCTGGCTCGGGCGAGGTCGGCCTCCTGGCCGTGCGCGGGCGGAACCCCGTCGGCTATTACAAGGATCCCGACAAGACGGCGCAGACGTTTCGCACCATCGACGGCGCGCGGTACTCCATCCCCGGCGACAATGCGACCGTCGACGCCGACGGAACGCTGCGCGTACTGGGCCGCGGGTCAGTGTGCATCAACACCGGAGGCGAGAAGGTCTTCCCCGAGGAGGTCGAGGAGGTCGTCAAGCTCCACCCCGCGGTGCGCGACGCGATCGTGGTGGGTGTCCCCGACGAGCGCTTCGGTGAGGCCATCTGCGCCGTGGTCGAGGTAGCCCCCGACGCGGCTCTCGAGCCCGACGACATCGTGGCCCATGTGAAGGGTCGCCTGGCAAGCTACAAGTCGCCTCGCCACGTCCTTGTGGTGGAGACCATCGGCCGGGCGGCCAACGGCAAGGCCGACTACGGGCGCCTGCGCATCATGGCCGCAGCCGCCCACGGCATCGAGATACCGACACCATGAACGGAGCTCAGATGTGGACCACACTCGCTGAAGGACTGCAGTCCAGCCTTCATCCCAGCGCACCGCCGATCGCCATCACGTTCTCGACCGAGCCGCCGGCCGGCGTCGAACCCTATGACGCGCCCATGCCTCCTCCGACGCCAGACGGGCGCACCGGTCGGGTCCCGGCGGGTTGCGTCTTCTGGATGAAGGGCTCCGAGCGCACGTTCACCACGGCGCCCGCCGACCACGGCAACTGCAGCGTGGGCAGCATGACCCACGGGCTGGCGACGATGGCCGAGGTGAGCGGCCGCGCCGACATCGCCGCGCTTCTCGAAGCGGGCTGGATCACCGAGGACATGATCCCCGGCATCCCGGTCGTCCGAGACCGGCCCGGTGCCATCACCTACGGACCCCTCGCCGACACGCCGGTCGATCCCGACGTGATCCTCGTCCGGCTCACGGCGAAGTCCCTCATGGTCCTCTCCGACGCCCTGCCTGGCCTCCGGGTGGAGGGCAAGCCCCAGTGCCACATCGTCGCCGCGGCCAAGGAGCAGGGCGAGGTGGTCGCCAGCGTGGGCTGCATGCTGAGCCGCACCCGGACCGGCATGTCGAGCGGCGAGGTGACCTGCGCCATCCCCGCGTCGCGCCTGGGTGAGGTGGTGGAGCGGCTCGAGTCGACGGCGCGGGCCGACGCTGCTGTCGCGTCGTACGCGGCCGAGGACGCCCGCCGCTTCGAGTAGGCCGGCCCGGGAGGCCGGCCGGGGAACAAGCCGCCGGCGCGAAGCGCCGAGGCCGGCCCGGGGGGCCGGCCGGGGAACAAGCCGCCGGCGCGAAGCGTCCGATCGCTCAGCCGGAGCGGGTGCCGAACACCGTCGCCAGCTCCTCGGGGACGGCCGTGTCCAGCTGGCGGTAGGTGCAGCTCTCGGGGCGGCGGTCCGGGCGCCACCGGCGGAAGGTCGTGGCGTGCCGGAAACGGTTCCCCTGGAGGTGGTCATAGGCCACCTCGCACACCAGCTCGGGACGAAGGGGCTCCCAGCTGAGGTCCTTCTTGGCATTCCAGCGGCTGCGGGCTCCTGGCTTGCGACCTTCGTCGGCAGCGGTGCCAGTCTCCGCCTCGGCCCACCCCCTCCAGGGGTGGCCGCTGAGGTCGTCGGTGCGATAGGGCTCCAGCTCGAGCACCAGCTCTCTGCGTCGCTCCATGGAGAAGGACGCGGTCACCCCGAGGTTGTGGAGGGTGCCCTCGTCGTCGTAGAGGCCGAGGAGCAGGGACCCGATGATCCCTCCCTGCTTGTGCCACCGGAACCCGGCGACGACGCAGTCGGCGGTGCGCTCGTGCTTGACCTTGAGCATCGCCCGCTTACCTTCTCGATAGGTGTCCTCGAGGTTCTTGGCCACGATGCCGTCGAGGCCTGCGCCCTCGAAGCGTGAGAACCATTGCTCGGCGAGCTCCCGGTCGGTGGTGGCCGGTGTGAGGTGGATCGGCGGGCGGGCGGACCGCATGGCATCCACCAGCAGCTCGCGCCGCCGGCGGAGGGGAACCGACCGCAGGTCCTCGTCGCCCAGGGCAAGCAGGTCGAAGGCCACGAACGACGCCGGTGTCTCGGCGGCCAGGCGTCGAACCCGCGACTCGGCGGGATGAATGCGCTGCTGCAAGGCGTCGAAATCGAGGCCGGCCGCCCCCGCGATCACGATCTCCCCGTCGACGACACAACGCTCAGGAAGCAACTCCCGCACGGAGTCCAGCACCTCGGGGAAGTAGCGGGTCATGGGCCGCTCGTTGCGGCTCCCGAGCTCGACCTCGTCCCCATCGCGGAACACGATGGTGCGAAATCCGTCCCACTTGGGCTCGTACACCGTGCCTCCCACCGTCGGCAGGTCGCGGGCCAGCTTGGCCAGCATGGGCTCGATCGGGGGCATGACGGGAAGGTCCACGGCCCTCCAGCCTGGCACGATCGGTTGGGCGGGTGGGCGCTGGCCGCGCTTGACCCGGTCGACAGCGCGCGCCGGGCTCGATCCGGCCCCCGGTGTAGGGTCCTGCTGACATAGCCGTCAGAGAGCTCTGCGAGCATCAGGGGGTTGGGATGACGCAGGTCGGTGACGCAGTGGTGCTCGACACCAGCGACGTAGACCGCCACGTGGGGCGGCCCGTCGGCGGGGGCCAGCTCAAGGAGCCCGTCACCGTGACGGACATCCGGCGCTGGGTGCAGGGCATGCAGTACCCGAACCCGATCCACTACGACGATGAGGTGGCGGCGGCGAGCCCCTGGCGGCGGATCGTGGCCCCGCAGTCGTTCACCATCTGCTGCGACGTCGGGCACGGGGCCGGTCCCGCCATTGTCGGCAGCCTGCCCGGCAGCCACATGATCTTCGGCGGCGACGAGTGGTGGTTCGCCGGGCCCCGCATCTACCCCGGCGACCATTTGCGCATGCGGCGCCGCTTCGTCGACTACAAGGTGTCCGACACCAAGTTCGCCGGCCCCACGATGTTCAGCCGGGGCGAGACCGTCTACACCAACCAGCGCGGGGACATGGTGGCCCGGCAGTGGTCGACGGCGGTGCGCTACCTGGCCGAGGAGGCCCGCCGCCGCGGGTTCTTCGAGCAGGCCGCGCCCCGGCCCACGTGGACAGCCGAGCGCCTGGCCGAGGTGGCCGACCAGCGGTCGGCGTGGGTCGCCAGCCGCGCCGGATCCACCAGTCCGACGCTGGAGGCGGTCGAGGTGGGCCAGCGGCTCCCCACTCGGCCGATCGGTCCCCACACACTCTCGACGTTCGCCACGGAGTGGAGGTCCTACATCTTCACCGTCTGGGGTTCCAGCGTGCAGGAAGGTCCCGATCACCTCACCGAGGCCGGGTGGCTGCCCGAGATGGACCGCAAGCTGGAGGCGGCGAAGGCCGACCCGGCCCTGGGCGACGGCTTGTACAGCGGCCCCTCGCGCGGGCACACCGACGTCGAGCACGCCCAGGTGATCGGCATGCCCCGGGCGTACGGGTACGGGGCGTCCATGGGGGCCTGGGTCCTCGACTACGTGGCCATGTGGGCGGGTGACCGGGCCCTGACCCGTCATTCGGCGGTCCAGTACCGCTTCCCCGCCTTCGAGGGCGACGTGACCTACCTCGACGGGGAGGTCATCGGCACCCGCCACGACCCGACTCTCGGGGCCGGCGTCGTGAGCATCGAGGTCGTGATGACAACCCAGGACGGCGCGGTCATGGCCAAGGGGCCGGTCGAGGTCGAGATCCCGGCGTGACCACGTTCTCCGGGCCGCCCCCGGAGACCGAGGGCGGGATCGGAGCGCTTACCCTCGGAGGCTTCTTCGCCGAGGTCGTCGGGCGCCACAGGGACCGGGAGGCGTTGGCCTGGCGCCGGGCCGGCTCGCCCGCGACCACCAGGTGGACGTACGAGCAGCTCGGCCGTGAAGGCCGCCGGATCGGCCGGGCCCTTCTGGCTGCAGGGGTCGGGAAGGGAACGCGGGTGGGTCTCCTCATGGGCAACCGCCCTGAATGGGTCGCCGCCGCCTACGGCGTGGCCATGGCGGGCGGCGTGCTCGTCCCGATGAACACCTTCTACGAGGCGCCAGAGCTCGAGCACGTGCTGGCGCACTCCGACACCGCCGTGCTGCTGCTCCAGGAGGGACTCGGTCGACACGCCTACCTCGACACGGTGCGCACGATATGGGGCAGCCATCCGTCCACCCGTCTCCCCTTCCTGCGTCAGGTCGTCTGCCTGGGGACCGACTCCTGGACGGACCTGCTCGCCGGGGCCGAGACCGTGCCCGAGGAGCGGTTGCGCGCCTGCGCGGCGAGCGTCTCGCCCTTCGACGACGCCATCGTCATCTACACCTCCGGATCGACGGCCAGCCCCAAGGGTGTCCTCCACGGCCATCGGGCGCCGACCCTGCAGAGCTGGCGCTTCGTCCGCCACCTCGGCATCGAAGCCGACGACCGGGTATGGAGCCCGTACCCGTTGTTCTGGTCAGCCGGGTTCAGCATGGTTATGGGCGCCACCCTCGCCGCGGGCGGGTGCCTCGTGCTCCAGGAGCGGTTCGAGGCGGCCGAGTCGCTCGCCCTGCTCGAAGAAGAGCGGATCACGACCCCGTTCGCCTGGCCGCATCAGGTTGCCGACCTGGAGGACCACCCCGACTGGGCCCGCCGCGACCTCTCTGCCCTGCGACACGTCGAGTCGTTCACGGGCTGGGGCCGACATCCAAGCGTCAAGGTCGGCGATGTGTGGAGCCCGAGGGCCGCCTACGGCCTCACGGAGACCTTCACCATCCTCAGCTCCCTTCCGGCCGGCACTCCGCTCGAGGCCCGGGCCGATAGCCAGGGTCCCGTGCTGCCGGGTATGCACGTGCGCATCGTCGATCCTCACACTGGCCGACCCCAGGGAGCCGGTGCGGACGGTGGGATCGCGGTCAAGGGCACCTGTCTCATGAAGGGGTACGTGAAGGTCGGCCCCGAGGAGTGCTTCGACCTCGACGGGTTCTTCCACACCGGTGACGCAGGCTTCGTCGACGAGCACGGCCTGCTCCACTGGACCGGCCGGACCGACGATCTCATCAAGTCGGCGGGCGCCAACGTCTCGCCGGTCGAGATCGAGACGGTGCTCCTCGAGCACCCGGGCCTCAAGGCGGCCGTGGCCGTGGCCGTGCCCCACTCCACCCTCGGCCAGATGGTGGTGCTGGCGGCCGTGGCCCACGACGGGGCAAGCATCACTGAAGCCGACGTGCAGGAGTTCCTGCGCGGCCGGATCGCCTCCTACAAGATCCCCCGACGGGTGCTGTTCTTCGTCGAGGCCGACCTGGTCCAGACGGGCAACGCAAAGATCAAGACGGCAGAGCTGCGGTCGCTGGCCGTCGCCCGGTTGGCTGCCGAGGCGGCGAGCGGTCAGCCCACGTAGTCGGTCGATGATCCCAGTAACCTTGTGGCGTGGCTGAGGTGGACGACCGGAAAGAGGGCGGCGACGACGAGGAGCTGCGGACGGCGCTTCCGCCGGCGCTGGAGGAGTGGCGCCGGCGGTCCGCCACAGGCGCCATCCTGACGGGGATCGCCTTCGGCCTGCGCCAGGCGCTCGAGCTACCGCGGGAACAGCCCGCCATCGTCGTCGAGGCGCCCGGGGAACCGCCGGGGCCGCCCCAGCCCATGGAGCTCCACATGGACCCCGACCGGCCCGAGGAGACGTGGGTCATCGTGAGACCCTGGCTGCTCGACAGGTGAAGGTCCTGCGGACGCCGGAGGAACGTTTCGGTAAGCTGCCGGGCTTCGACTTCGCGCCGCACTACGTCGAGGTGCGCGACAGCGAAGCCCTGCTCCGGGTCCACTACCTCGACGAGGGGCCGAGCACGGGCCCGGTGGTGCTCCTTCTGCACGGGGAGCCGTCCTGGAGCTATCTGTACCGCAAGGTGATTCCCGTCCTGGCGGCCGCGGGTTTGCGCGCCGTGGCGCCCGACCTGGTGGGCTTTGGGCGGTCCGACAAGCCGTCCGAGCGCGGCGACTACAGCTACGCCCGCCACGTCGAATGGATGCGATCTGCACTGCTCGACCGACTCGGGCTCGCCGACATCACCCTGGTCGGCCAGGACTGGGGCGGCCTGATCGGCCTCCGCCTGGTGGCCGAGCACCCTGATCGCTTCGCGCGCGTCGTCGCAGCCAACACCGGCCTCCCCACCGGCGACCAGGGCCTGTCCGACGCGTTCATGGCCTGGCAGCGGTATTCCCAGGAGACGCCCGAGCTTCCGGTCGGCGCCATCGTCGGCGGCGGTTGCACCAGCCCTCTGCCACCCGACGTCGTCGCGGCCTACAACGCGCCCTTCCCGGACGAGTCCTACAAGGAAGGAGCGCGCATGTTCCCTGTGCTGGTGCCGACCCGGCCCGACGACCCCGCCAGCGAGGCAAACCGCCGGGCGTGGGACGTCCTCGCCCGGTGGGACAAGCCCTTCCTCACCGCGTTCAGCGACGGCGACCCGATCACCGGGGGAGGCGACGCCGTCTTCCGCCGGACCGTTCCGGGTGCGGGAGGCCAGCCCCACGCGACGATCAGCGGGGCCGGGCACTTCCTCCAGGAGGATCGGGGCGAGGAGCTCGGGCGTGTGGTGGCCGATTTCGTGCGGACCAGCACCGCGTAGAGCTCCCGGGGATCGGACCTAAGCTCGCATGACGGCGGGCCCGGCGGCCCAAAGGGGGGATCTTCGTGGGGGCTGAACTGCAGTACGCCGACCGGATGAGCAACGCCGACGCGCTGATGTGGGTCATCGAGAAGGACCCACTGCTGCGCTCGACGATCACGGGGGTGGCCCTGCTGGACCGGGCGCCCGACCGTGACGTCTTCACCCAGGTGTGGGAGCGGGCTAGCCGGCTGGTGCCGCGCCTGCGGCAGCGGGTCGTGAGCCATCCGTTCGCCGTGGCTCCTCCCCGATGGGAGATCGACCCGGGCTTCGATCTCAGCTACCACGTCCGGTACGTGCGGTCTCCCGGCGCGGGGACGATGCGCGACGTGCTGGACGTCGCCCAACCACTCGCCATGCAGAGCTTCGATCGGGCGCGGCCCTTGTGGGAGGTCGTCGTGGTCGACGGTCTCGCCGATGGTCGCTGCGCCGTGCTGCTCAAGCTCCACCACTCGATGACCGACGGCGTCGGTTTCGTCAACATGGCCATGGCCTTCTTCGATCTCGAGCGGGACGGCTGGAAGCAACGGGGGCCGATGCCCGACGCGCCGCAGGGGTCGATCCCGTCGCTTCCGCGCCGGTTCGTGGGCGGCCTGACCCACGAGATTGGCGAGGCCGAGGTCACGGGACGGCGGGCCGCCAGGGCAGTGCTCTCCACCCTCGCCGCCACCGGCCGGGACCCTCTACAGGCATGGCGGCAGGTCAGCGCGACGGTCGGCTCGATCGCCCGTACGTTGGCGCCGGCCGCCGAGCCCTTGAGCCCGGTCATGACTGGCCGTTCGCTGGGCCGGCATTTCGACGTGCTCGACGTGGCGCTCGATGATCTCAAGGCAGCCGCCAAGGCGGTCGACGGCCATCTCAACGACGCCTTCGTCGCCGCCGCGATCGGCGGTATGCGCCGCTATCACGAGCGCCAGGGTGCGGCCGTCGAGGCCCTCCGCATGCAGATGCCGGTGAACATCCGCCACGGCGACAGCGACGCCGGCGGAGGGAACCAGTTCGCGCCGATTCGCTTCGCCGTCCCCCTCGATATCGCCGATCCTGGCCGGCGCATGCGGGCAGTCCACGAGCTGGTCGGCCACGTCCGCGCCGAGCCGGCACTGGGCCTCGCCGCTCCGATCGCCGGCGTGCTCTACCGACTCGGGACCAGCGTCTCGACGGCCGCCTTCCAGTCGATGATGCGCGGCGTCGACTTCGTGACGAGCAACGTCCCCGGCGTGCCCGTACCTGTCTACTTCGCAGGCAGCCGCATCGACGGCGTGTACCCCTTC
Protein-coding regions in this window:
- a CDS encoding MaoC family dehydratase N-terminal domain-containing protein, which translates into the protein MTQVGDAVVLDTSDVDRHVGRPVGGGQLKEPVTVTDIRRWVQGMQYPNPIHYDDEVAAASPWRRIVAPQSFTICCDVGHGAGPAIVGSLPGSHMIFGGDEWWFAGPRIYPGDHLRMRRRFVDYKVSDTKFAGPTMFSRGETVYTNQRGDMVARQWSTAVRYLAEEARRRGFFEQAAPRPTWTAERLAEVADQRSAWVASRAGSTSPTLEAVEVGQRLPTRPIGPHTLSTFATEWRSYIFTVWGSSVQEGPDHLTEAGWLPEMDRKLEAAKADPALGDGLYSGPSRGHTDVEHAQVIGMPRAYGYGASMGAWVLDYVAMWAGDRALTRHSAVQYRFPAFEGDVTYLDGEVIGTRHDPTLGAGVVSIEVVMTTQDGAVMAKGPVEVEIPA
- a CDS encoding DUF169 domain-containing protein; this translates as MWTTLAEGLQSSLHPSAPPIAITFSTEPPAGVEPYDAPMPPPTPDGRTGRVPAGCVFWMKGSERTFTTAPADHGNCSVGSMTHGLATMAEVSGRADIAALLEAGWITEDMIPGIPVVRDRPGAITYGPLADTPVDPDVILVRLTAKSLMVLSDALPGLRVEGKPQCHIVAAAKEQGEVVASVGCMLSRTRTGMSSGEVTCAIPASRLGEVVERLESTARADAAVASYAAEDARRFE
- a CDS encoding wax ester/triacylglycerol synthase family O-acyltransferase; the protein is MGAELQYADRMSNADALMWVIEKDPLLRSTITGVALLDRAPDRDVFTQVWERASRLVPRLRQRVVSHPFAVAPPRWEIDPGFDLSYHVRYVRSPGAGTMRDVLDVAQPLAMQSFDRARPLWEVVVVDGLADGRCAVLLKLHHSMTDGVGFVNMAMAFFDLERDGWKQRGPMPDAPQGSIPSLPRRFVGGLTHEIGEAEVTGRRAARAVLSTLAATGRDPLQAWRQVSATVGSIARTLAPAAEPLSPVMTGRSLGRHFDVLDVALDDLKAAAKAVDGHLNDAFVAAAIGGMRRYHERQGAAVEALRMQMPVNIRHGDSDAGGGNQFAPIRFAVPLDIADPGRRMRAVHELVGHVRAEPALGLAAPIAGVLYRLGTSVSTAAFQSMMRGVDFVTSNVPGVPVPVYFAGSRIDGVYPFGPTAGAAVNLVLFSYADQANIGATIDPAAVTDPGGLMEGLRQGFDEVRAIGK
- a CDS encoding AMP-binding protein, whose translation is MAGWNYADVWEVVAETVPDVPALVQGEQRRSWAETDQRANGVARALLDLGVGAQDKVAQYLYNCPEYLESVFGAFKAGLVPVNTNYRYGDDELVYLWDNADTVAVVFHGSFSERSERLRPRLPRIKGWLWVDDGSGPCPDWAIAYEDAVKSAIEPVAPPWGRSGDDLYLLYTGGTTGMPKGVMWRQDDLFSALNAAAPIKHDEEAGLAGVRRAITGSGPVFLPACPLMHGTGAFTAFTGLSSGGTVVLLAGRAFDPEEFVSTVATEGVNNTSIVGDAFAKPILRVLDEAPGRWDISSLDVVLSSGVMWSEPTKQGLLRHHPGMLLVDSFASSEALGMGRSISSAEGRARTARFVLGRNARVVGEDGRDVVPGSGEVGLLAVRGRNPVGYYKDPDKTAQTFRTIDGARYSIPGDNATVDADGTLRVLGRGSVCINTGGEKVFPEEVEEVVKLHPAVRDAIVVGVPDERFGEAICAVVEVAPDAALEPDDIVAHVKGRLASYKSPRHVLVVETIGRAANGKADYGRLRIMAAAAHGIEIPTP
- a CDS encoding ATP-dependent DNA ligase codes for the protein MDLPVMPPIEPMLAKLARDLPTVGGTVYEPKWDGFRTIVFRDGDEVELGSRNERPMTRYFPEVLDSVRELLPERCVVDGEIVIAGAAGLDFDALQQRIHPAESRVRRLAAETPASFVAFDLLALGDEDLRSVPLRRRRELLVDAMRSARPPIHLTPATTDRELAEQWFSRFEGAGLDGIVAKNLEDTYREGKRAMLKVKHERTADCVVAGFRWHKQGGIIGSLLLGLYDDEGTLHNLGVTASFSMERRRELVLELEPYRTDDLSGHPWRGWAEAETGTAADEGRKPGARSRWNAKKDLSWEPLRPELVCEVAYDHLQGNRFRHATTFRRWRPDRRPESCTYRQLDTAVPEELATVFGTRSG
- a CDS encoding haloalkane dehalogenase, which codes for MKVLRTPEERFGKLPGFDFAPHYVEVRDSEALLRVHYLDEGPSTGPVVLLLHGEPSWSYLYRKVIPVLAAAGLRAVAPDLVGFGRSDKPSERGDYSYARHVEWMRSALLDRLGLADITLVGQDWGGLIGLRLVAEHPDRFARVVAANTGLPTGDQGLSDAFMAWQRYSQETPELPVGAIVGGGCTSPLPPDVVAAYNAPFPDESYKEGARMFPVLVPTRPDDPASEANRRAWDVLARWDKPFLTAFSDGDPITGGGDAVFRRTVPGAGGQPHATISGAGHFLQEDRGEELGRVVADFVRTSTA
- a CDS encoding acyl-CoA dehydrogenase family protein, with the translated sequence MDLELPGEDHPQRVAVRSWLEEHPHAAGHQLAAAGYVAPHWPRPWGLEADPIAQLVIDDELRRAGVARPINPIGIGWAGPTLLHAGTRAQQERYLMPMLAGEELWCQLFSEPGAGSDLADLSTRAVRDGDTYVVSGQKVWTSLAHLSRFGILLARTDADVAKHQGISYFVCPMDSAGITIRPIVEMTGVHLFNEVFLDEVRIPVENRVGDENQGWALAKVTLGNERVSLSGEGALWGRGPTAEDLLELARKAGGVADPHLRQRLAQLHIEAEVLRLIRLRAVTAAVKGRQPGPEASVRKALADEHGQRIMGLAKDLAGAHGMLTGSAPFGVADAQWSYGYLFAPALTIGGGTSEVQRNIIAERALGLPHDIDVEPGKTWAESRRAARA
- a CDS encoding AMP-binding protein, with the protein product MTTFSGPPPETEGGIGALTLGGFFAEVVGRHRDREALAWRRAGSPATTRWTYEQLGREGRRIGRALLAAGVGKGTRVGLLMGNRPEWVAAAYGVAMAGGVLVPMNTFYEAPELEHVLAHSDTAVLLLQEGLGRHAYLDTVRTIWGSHPSTRLPFLRQVVCLGTDSWTDLLAGAETVPEERLRACAASVSPFDDAIVIYTSGSTASPKGVLHGHRAPTLQSWRFVRHLGIEADDRVWSPYPLFWSAGFSMVMGATLAAGGCLVLQERFEAAESLALLEEERITTPFAWPHQVADLEDHPDWARRDLSALRHVESFTGWGRHPSVKVGDVWSPRAAYGLTETFTILSSLPAGTPLEARADSQGPVLPGMHVRIVDPHTGRPQGAGADGGIAVKGTCLMKGYVKVGPEECFDLDGFFHTGDAGFVDEHGLLHWTGRTDDLIKSAGANVSPVEIETVLLEHPGLKAAVAVAVPHSTLGQMVVLAAVAHDGASITEADVQEFLRGRIASYKIPRRVLFFVEADLVQTGNAKIKTAELRSLAVARLAAEAASGQPT
- a CDS encoding geranylgeranyl reductase family protein, which codes for MLDADVAVVGAGPAGSAAAVRLARAGSDVVVLDRARFPRDKCCGDGLTTDALRRLDRLGLDPKTVASWQAVDDIVVRSPSGRVARLPFPRDRGTYAAVAQRRDLDAAVVDLARDAGATILEGCALRGASLADDGIVLEADGLDPISVRYAIGADGMWSPLRKALGQGEEPGYLGEWHAFRQYFGNVGPDAADMWVWFEPDLLPGYAWSFPLPDGRANVGFGVPRQAGRPTGEMAAVWSGLVDRSPLRAVLGPAAEPESPHRAWPIPARVTTSPLTAAGGRVLFAGDAARATDPMTGEGIAQALETAALAADAILAGRAEDPAEVASRYRRDVSRNLAPNHHLSNALSHVLRHRKGARGAVRVVGATDWTRRSFARWLFEDYPRAAPITPWRWERGLLSGSGAFR